The Etheostoma spectabile isolate EspeVRDwgs_2016 chromosome 24, UIUC_Espe_1.0, whole genome shotgun sequence genome contains a region encoding:
- the atp1b1b gene encoding sodium/potassium-transporting ATPase subunit beta-1b, whose amino-acid sequence MPANKDDGGWKKFLWDSEKGELLGRTGGSWFKIFAFYTVFYGFLAAIFVGTIQAMLLTLSDYKPTWQDRVAPPGLTHTPRSDKAELSFNLNDMETYLPYVKALREFMAKYDEEVQRDQMKYEDCGDEPAPYRNRGDFDSDVGIRKACRFSRSRLGPCSGIHDREFGFKEGRPCLIVKLNRVVNFRPKTPTSNESIPEEAQHKVQPNVVPIYCTNKKEEDAGKIGEVMYYGIGGGFPLQYYPYYGKLLHPQYLQPLVAVQFVNLTLNTELRIECKVFGDNIGYSDKDRYQGRFDIKITINSL is encoded by the exons TCAAAATCTTTGCATTCTATACCGTTTTCTATGGCTTCCTGGCTGCAATCTTCGTCGGAACCATCCAAGCCATGCTGCTCACACTGAGCGACTACAAGCCCACCTGGCAGGACAGAGTTGCGCCCCCTG GCCTTACACACACCCCACGATCAGACAAAGCGGAATTGTCCTTCAACCTCAATGACATGGAGACATACCTGCCTTACGTCAAGGCCTTGAGGGAATTTATGGCCAAGTATGACGAAGAAGTCCAGAGGGACCAAATGAAGTATGAGGACTGTGGAG ATGAGCCTGCACCATACAGGAACAGGGGTGACTTCGACAGCGATGTAGGCATCAGGAAGGCCTGTCGTTTCTCCAGGTCCCGGCTGGGACCCTGCTCTGGCATCCATGATCGCGAGTTTGGTTTCAAGGAGGGCAGGCCCTGCCTGATTGTAAAGCTCAACAGAGTTGTCAACTTCCGTCCGAAG ACTCCTACCTCAAATGAAAGTATCCCTGAAGAGGCTCAACACAAAGTGCAGCCCAATGTCGTCCCTATCTACTGCACCAACAAG AAAGAGGAGGATGCTGGTAAAATTGGGGAGGTAATGTACTACGGTATCGGCGGCGGCTTCCCTCTGCAGTATTACCCCTACTACGGCAAACTGCTCCACCCTCAGTACTTGCAGCCGCTGGTGGCTGTTCAGTTCGTCAACCTGACCCTGAACACTGAACTGCGCATCGAGTGCAAAGTGTTCGGAGACAACATTGGCTACAGCGACAAGGATCGCTACCAGGGACGCTTTGACATCAAGATAACAATTAACAGTTTATGA